A window of the Janthinobacterium agaricidamnosum NBRC 102515 = DSM 9628 genome harbors these coding sequences:
- a CDS encoding universal stress protein, which yields MMTQPSRFTHASRQSAQDGAGPGCGDIAPQQLMLLVPVKRAGDVIYGARYAKRLLEWGIKVKVNLLHVTQAPQNAPIDQPRRHDNALEAQAEEMMREAGLYLSRSHIEFATFIFSGEVVFSILDTAELLACQEIVLPAARNGVWPRLFSGDLARKLARASRSATVLLADPDGMSCPAQVS from the coding sequence ATGATGACGCAACCTTCGCGTTTCACCCACGCCAGCCGCCAGTCCGCACAGGATGGCGCCGGGCCGGGTTGCGGCGATATCGCGCCCCAGCAGTTGATGCTGCTGGTGCCGGTGAAGCGTGCCGGCGACGTGATTTACGGCGCGCGCTACGCCAAGCGCCTGCTGGAATGGGGCATCAAGGTCAAGGTCAATCTGCTGCACGTGACACAAGCGCCGCAAAACGCGCCGATCGACCAGCCACGGCGCCACGACAACGCGCTGGAAGCCCAGGCCGAGGAAATGATGCGCGAGGCCGGCTTGTACCTGAGCCGCTCGCACATCGAGTTTGCTACCTTTATTTTTTCCGGCGAAGTCGTGTTTTCGATACTCGATACCGCCGAATTACTGGCTTGCCAAGAAATTGTCTTACCGGCAGCCAGGAACGGCGTCTGGCCGCGCCTGTTTTCCGGCGACCTTGCGCGCAAGCTGGCCCGCGCCAGCCGCAGCGCCACCGTGCTGCTGGCCGATCCGGACGGCATGAGCTGCCCGGCACAAGTGTCGTAA
- a CDS encoding DUF6139 family protein translates to MRVDIYRRPEHHGTYSYLAVPEGKPIPQEVTNTDWQDTVRALEIDEAAPVLPDYHIEQPARQIAAKGYAITSLKDMAG, encoded by the coding sequence ATGCGCGTCGACATTTACCGCCGCCCCGAACACCACGGGACTTATTCATATCTGGCCGTACCGGAAGGCAAGCCGATTCCGCAAGAAGTCACCAATACCGATTGGCAAGACACGGTGCGGGCGCTGGAAATCGACGAGGCGGCGCCAGTCCTGCCCGACTATCACATCGAGCAACCGGCCAGGCAAATCGCCGCCAAGGGCTACGCCATCACCAGCCTGAAAGACATGGCCGGATAA
- a CDS encoding response regulator: MKILLIEDDLDLGNGVRIALSDQGMDVVWVRTLEDAGRSVEQDSCDLVLLDLGLPDGDGLQLLSRLRRDKRGLPVLILSARDALGDRLRGLDGGADDYLVKPFMLAELLSRVRALARRSYGFDGETIEVRGLLLHAPTRRVSVAGRAVELTASEYGLLKTLLMRTDRVMTRRMLEEQTLPGSQTNASNTLDVHMANLRRKIGEGYIRTVRGVGYVIDQQGPAGGAA, encoded by the coding sequence ATGAAAATTTTATTGATTGAAGACGATCTCGACTTGGGCAATGGCGTGCGGATCGCCTTGTCGGACCAGGGCATGGACGTGGTCTGGGTGCGCACGCTGGAAGACGCCGGGCGCAGCGTGGAACAGGACAGTTGCGACCTGGTCTTGCTGGACCTGGGGCTGCCCGATGGCGACGGCTTGCAATTGCTGAGCCGGCTGCGCCGCGACAAGCGCGGCTTGCCGGTGCTGATCCTGAGCGCCCGCGATGCGCTGGGCGACCGGCTGCGCGGCCTGGACGGCGGCGCCGACGATTACCTGGTCAAACCGTTCATGCTGGCTGAATTGCTGTCGCGGGTGCGCGCGCTGGCGCGGCGCAGTTATGGTTTCGACGGCGAAACCATCGAAGTGCGCGGCTTGCTGCTGCACGCGCCGACGCGCCGGGTCAGCGTGGCCGGGCGCGCGGTGGAGTTGACGGCCAGCGAATACGGATTGCTGAAAACGCTGTTGATGCGCACCGACCGTGTCATGACGCGGCGCATGCTGGAAGAACAGACCTTGCCGGGCAGTCAGACCAACGCCAGCAATACGCTGGATGTGCACATGGCCAATTTACGGCGCAAGATCGGCGAAGGGTATATCCGTACCGTGCGCGGGGTCGGTTATGTGATCGATCAGCAAGGTCCGGCCGGCGGCGCCGCATGA
- a CDS encoding sensor histidine kinase, with product MSWSGFKSGCAWGWRQVARPSLVRRLMVAQMLLLTLLWSLGTAFVMFDGGDNAAALNAFRIYDAVLSVAQNLADQPARQQQSLKAIDQALREDYEKGGVQALAPHLLVWQRGRLVYQSDGTPAGVRSAGPDGIETLYIKGQRWRVRSRQSADATIRVAMLAQADAWNFFVTINSRGYFLLPLLISLPFLLLPAWLSIRQALRPWSRVAQEVAARGPQDLTPLTFKPVHRELVPMVDSINALLLRVDQSAARERSFIADAAHELRTPLAAMRVNVEALQGQASEPRQRELLGGILSSGNRAARLVSQLLLLMRSDATDHGPQAPLALDLLLQDRLAALSGLAGRDDVELELEAQHQMAVLGQRESLVSLIDNLVENAIKYSPPRGVVTVSLRREGDWAVLGVADQGPGIAPALRQRVFDRFFRAPQQSQSGSGLGLAIAASVARQHGGAIELLAAPGASGLLARVRLPLAKAGA from the coding sequence ATGAGCTGGTCGGGTTTCAAGTCGGGTTGCGCGTGGGGCTGGCGCCAGGTGGCCCGGCCCAGCCTGGTACGCCGCCTGATGGTGGCGCAAATGCTGCTGCTGACTCTGCTGTGGAGCCTCGGCACCGCGTTTGTCATGTTCGACGGCGGCGATAACGCGGCGGCGCTGAACGCGTTCAGGATTTATGACGCGGTGCTCAGCGTGGCGCAAAACCTGGCCGACCAGCCGGCCCGGCAGCAGCAGAGCCTGAAAGCGATCGACCAGGCGCTGCGCGAAGATTATGAAAAAGGCGGCGTGCAGGCGCTGGCGCCGCATTTGCTGGTATGGCAGCGCGGCCGGCTGGTGTACCAGAGCGACGGCACGCCGGCCGGCGTGCGCAGCGCCGGGCCGGACGGCATCGAGACGCTGTACATCAAGGGCCAGCGCTGGCGCGTGCGCAGCCGCCAGTCGGCCGATGCGACGATACGGGTAGCGATGCTGGCGCAGGCCGATGCGTGGAATTTTTTCGTGACCATCAATTCGCGCGGGTATTTCCTGCTGCCTTTGCTGATCAGCCTGCCTTTCCTGCTGTTGCCGGCCTGGCTGTCGATCCGCCAGGCGCTGCGGCCGTGGAGCCGGGTGGCGCAGGAAGTGGCGGCGCGCGGCCCGCAAGACTTGACTCCGCTGACCTTCAAGCCGGTGCACCGCGAACTGGTGCCGATGGTCGACAGCATCAATGCATTGTTGTTGCGGGTCGACCAGAGCGCCGCCCGCGAGCGCAGTTTCATCGCCGACGCGGCGCATGAGTTGCGCACCCCGCTGGCGGCGATGCGGGTCAATGTGGAAGCGTTGCAGGGCCAGGCCAGCGAACCGCGCCAGCGTGAATTGCTGGGCGGTATCTTGAGCAGTGGCAACCGCGCGGCGCGGCTGGTCAGCCAGTTGCTGTTGCTGATGCGCAGCGACGCCACCGATCATGGCCCGCAAGCGCCGCTGGCGCTCGATTTGCTGTTGCAAGACCGGCTTGCCGCGCTGTCCGGCCTGGCCGGCCGCGACGATGTCGAGCTGGAACTGGAGGCGCAGCATCAGATGGCCGTGCTGGGCCAGCGCGAAAGCCTGGTCTCGCTGATCGACAACCTGGTCGAAAACGCCATCAAATACAGTCCGCCGCGCGGCGTGGTGACGGTCAGCCTGCGCCGCGAAGGGGACTGGGCAGTGTTGGGCGTGGCCGACCAGGGACCGGGCATCGCGCCGGCGCTGCGCCAGCGCGTGTTCGACCGCTTTTTCCGCGCCCCCCAGCAAAGCCAGAGCGGCAGCGGACTGGGCCTGGCGATCGCGGCGTCGGTGGCGCGCCAGCATGGCGGCGCCATCGAGTTGCTGGCCGCGCCGGGCGCCAGCGGCTTGCTGGCGCGGGTCCGGTTGCCGCTGGCCAAGGCCGGCGCATGA
- a CDS encoding MipA/OmpV family protein, producing MTITTRLRSRLPVLLSLLASAAGAAEQAAPATGNTFIVGGGLATGARYSGSDQNMVAPVIVLDYSTPGGFFASTLRGLGYGSQAGPFSYSAALGYRGERKEKNEKGLFGNSGSSQLKGMGDIKGNASALLGIGYAIVPGLNVSLSTDLPLSQRDNGKTLQAGISGQLYAEGKENISLGLSAGFGDSKYGQTYYGVTARQAANSRFKAYQAGSGLYEVNAMLTWAHQIDARWSVTTIVAANRLVKDAAKSPLAERKTAPTAAVYASYNY from the coding sequence ATGACCATCACCACCCGCCTGCGCTCCCGCCTCCCGGTCCTGCTGTCGCTGCTGGCCAGTGCCGCCGGCGCCGCCGAGCAAGCCGCCCCGGCCACCGGCAATACCTTCATCGTCGGCGGCGGCCTCGCCACCGGCGCGCGTTATTCCGGCTCCGACCAGAACATGGTGGCGCCAGTGATCGTGCTCGACTACAGCACCCCCGGCGGCTTCTTTGCCAGCACCCTGCGCGGTCTCGGGTATGGCAGCCAGGCCGGCCCGTTCAGTTATAGCGCGGCGCTGGGCTACCGCGGCGAACGCAAGGAAAAAAATGAAAAGGGCTTGTTCGGCAATAGCGGCAGCTCGCAATTAAAAGGCATGGGCGATATCAAGGGCAACGCCAGCGCGCTGCTCGGCATCGGCTATGCGATCGTGCCGGGACTCAACGTAAGCCTGAGTACCGACCTGCCATTGTCGCAACGGGACAACGGCAAGACCCTGCAAGCGGGCATCTCCGGACAATTGTATGCGGAAGGCAAGGAGAATATTTCGCTGGGCCTGTCGGCCGGTTTCGGCGACAGCAAATACGGCCAGACCTATTACGGCGTGACGGCGCGGCAGGCGGCCAACTCCAGATTCAAGGCTTACCAGGCCGGTTCCGGGCTGTATGAAGTCAACGCCATGCTGACCTGGGCCCACCAGATCGATGCCCGCTGGAGCGTCACCACCATCGTCGCCGCCAACCGGCTGGTCAAGGACGCGGCCAAGAGCCCGCTGGCCGAGCGCAAGACCGCGCCGACCGCCGCCGTGTACGCCAGCTATAACTATTAA
- the dnaE gene encoding DNA polymerase III subunit alpha codes for MEMVMQDSGAPLAAGQAPQGPAFVHLRVHSEYSIVDGLVRIDDMVAAAAKDKQAALAVTDLSNLFGMVKFYKAARGKGIKPVVGVDVWISNDDNRDKPSRLLLLAKNRMGYLQLCELLSQAWLTNQYKGRAEIRIEWLEQLASTPSKLLAGVSPANGLIALSGAHFGDVGIAIENGNLALAERHAQRWAAIFPGHYYIEIQRGGQPSQERQVRHSVALASKLGLPVVATHPVQFIDQDEFIAHEARTCIAEGEMLANAKRVKRFNGQQCFKSQAEMAELFADLPAALANSVEIAKRCNLTLVLGKPQLPDFPTPPGVSIDEFLVSESKAGLEQRLLQLFPDPARREAQRARYEERLKFETDTIIKMGFPGYFLIVAEFIRWAKENGVPVGPGRGSGAGSLVAYSLLITDLDPLQYNLLFERFLNPERVSMPDFDIDFCQEGRDRVIQHVKDLYGKEAVSQIATFGTMAAKGAIRDVGRVMDFGYNFCDGISKLIPFKPGKPVSIADAIEEEPLLKERLENEEEVKQLLDLAQQVEGITRNIGMHAGGVLIAPGKLTDFCPLYTQGGDSGVVSQYDKDDVEAVGLVKFDFLGLTTLTILDRAVRYIKQLDPAHANFDLAALPLNDKPSYDLLTKAKTVAVFQLESRGMQGMLKDARPDRFEDIIALVALYRPGPMDLIPDFCKRKHGERFDYPDPRTESILSETYGIMVYQEQVMQMAQIVGGYSLGGADMLRRAMGKKKAEEMAEHREIFRAGAAKDGLTAEKADEIFDLMEKFAGYGFNKSHAAAYALLSYHTAYLKAHHTAAFMAANLSLAMDDTDKIKILVEDALDVCKLTLLPPDINLSDYRFTPDGPPPSVSGKKVSNIRYGLGAVKGSGQNAIEAIIAARTSGGPFTSLFDFCKRVDKRQINRRTIESLIRSGAFDCFKVDRAVLLASVAFAMECADQDAKAANQVSLFGGDDSDMVAPPEYVKVAPWSDKQRLTEEKIALGFYLSGHLFDTYAPEARRFARTKLSELDPSREPRMMAGVITGLRTQMTQRGKIIIVTLDDKSGTVEVTVYNELFEQNKRIFKEDEFLAVVGKVSEDRFTGGLRITAEKAFDIVAARIQYGRQLGLVLPATLESKSIREVLAPFRSDSGLPIAARVSPQGVSCTLQFGDDWRVAPSDDLQLALQQVLGATEVEIEY; via the coding sequence ATGGAAATGGTTATGCAAGACAGCGGCGCGCCGCTCGCCGCCGGGCAAGCTCCACAGGGGCCGGCATTCGTGCACCTGCGGGTGCACTCGGAATACTCGATCGTCGATGGGCTGGTGCGCATCGACGATATGGTTGCTGCGGCGGCCAAGGACAAGCAAGCCGCGCTGGCGGTGACCGATTTGTCGAATTTGTTCGGCATGGTCAAGTTTTACAAGGCCGCGCGCGGCAAGGGCATCAAGCCGGTAGTCGGCGTCGATGTGTGGATCAGCAACGACGATAACCGCGACAAGCCGTCGCGCCTGCTGTTGCTGGCGAAGAACCGCATGGGTTATCTGCAATTGTGCGAATTGCTGTCGCAAGCGTGGCTGACCAACCAGTACAAGGGCCGCGCTGAAATCCGCATCGAGTGGCTGGAGCAACTGGCCAGCACGCCGTCGAAGTTGCTGGCTGGCGTCAGCCCGGCGAATGGCTTGATCGCCTTGTCCGGCGCGCATTTCGGCGATGTCGGCATTGCCATCGAGAATGGCAACCTGGCGCTGGCCGAACGCCATGCGCAGCGCTGGGCGGCGATTTTCCCCGGCCATTATTACATCGAGATCCAGCGCGGCGGCCAGCCCAGCCAGGAACGGCAGGTGCGCCATTCGGTGGCGCTGGCGTCCAAGCTGGGCTTGCCGGTGGTGGCCACTCATCCGGTGCAATTCATCGACCAGGACGAATTCATTGCGCACGAGGCGCGCACCTGTATCGCCGAAGGCGAAATGCTGGCCAACGCCAAGCGCGTCAAGCGCTTTAACGGCCAGCAATGCTTCAAGAGCCAGGCCGAGATGGCGGAATTGTTCGCCGATTTGCCTGCCGCGCTGGCCAATTCGGTCGAAATCGCCAAGCGCTGCAATTTGACGCTGGTGCTGGGCAAGCCGCAATTGCCGGATTTCCCGACCCCGCCCGGCGTGAGCATCGATGAATTCCTGGTCTCCGAATCGAAGGCCGGCCTGGAGCAGCGCCTGCTCCAGCTGTTCCCCGATCCGGCCAGGCGCGAAGCGCAGCGCGCGCGCTACGAGGAGCGCCTGAAATTCGAGACCGACACCATCATCAAGATGGGTTTCCCCGGCTACTTCCTGATCGTGGCGGAGTTTATCCGCTGGGCCAAAGAAAACGGCGTGCCGGTCGGACCGGGCCGCGGTTCCGGCGCCGGCTCGCTGGTGGCGTATTCGCTGCTGATCACCGACCTCGACCCGCTGCAGTACAACTTGCTGTTCGAGCGGTTCCTGAACCCGGAACGGGTCTCGATGCCCGACTTCGATATCGACTTTTGCCAGGAAGGGCGCGACCGCGTGATCCAGCACGTCAAGGATTTGTACGGCAAGGAGGCGGTCTCGCAGATCGCCACCTTCGGTACCATGGCGGCCAAGGGCGCGATCCGCGACGTCGGCCGGGTGATGGATTTCGGCTATAACTTTTGCGACGGCATTTCCAAGCTGATCCCGTTCAAGCCGGGCAAGCCGGTGTCGATCGCCGACGCCATCGAGGAAGAACCGCTGCTCAAGGAGCGCCTGGAAAACGAGGAAGAGGTCAAGCAGCTGCTGGACCTGGCGCAGCAGGTCGAAGGCATCACGCGCAATATCGGCATGCACGCGGGCGGCGTGCTGATCGCACCCGGGAAATTGACGGATTTCTGCCCGCTGTACACCCAGGGCGGCGATTCGGGCGTGGTGTCGCAATACGACAAGGACGACGTGGAAGCCGTCGGCCTGGTGAAGTTCGACTTCCTGGGCCTGACCACGCTGACCATCCTCGACCGCGCGGTGCGCTACATCAAGCAGCTCGATCCGGCGCACGCCAATTTCGACCTGGCCGCCTTGCCGCTGAATGACAAGCCGTCCTACGACTTGCTGACCAAGGCAAAGACCGTGGCCGTGTTCCAGCTGGAGTCGCGCGGCATGCAGGGCATGCTGAAAGACGCGCGGCCCGACCGTTTCGAGGACATTATCGCGCTGGTCGCCTTGTACCGCCCGGGTCCGATGGACCTGATCCCGGATTTCTGCAAGCGCAAGCACGGCGAACGTTTTGATTATCCCGATCCGCGCACCGAATCGATTTTGTCCGAAACCTACGGCATCATGGTCTACCAGGAGCAGGTGATGCAGATGGCGCAGATCGTCGGCGGCTACTCGCTGGGCGGCGCCGACATGCTGCGCCGCGCGATGGGCAAGAAGAAGGCCGAGGAGATGGCCGAGCACCGCGAGATTTTCCGCGCCGGCGCCGCGAAAGACGGCTTGACGGCGGAAAAGGCCGACGAGATCTTCGACTTGATGGAAAAGTTCGCCGGCTACGGTTTTAACAAATCGCACGCCGCCGCCTATGCCTTGCTGTCCTACCATACCGCCTACCTGAAGGCGCACCACACCGCCGCGTTCATGGCGGCCAACTTGTCGCTGGCGATGGACGACACCGACAAGATCAAGATCCTGGTCGAGGATGCGCTCGACGTCTGCAAGCTGACGTTATTGCCGCCGGACATCAATCTGTCCGACTACCGCTTCACGCCGGACGGCCCGCCGCCGTCGGTCAGCGGCAAGAAAGTCAGCAACATCCGCTACGGCCTGGGCGCCGTCAAGGGGTCGGGCCAGAATGCGATCGAGGCGATCATCGCGGCGCGCACCAGCGGCGGGCCGTTCACCAGCCTGTTCGATTTCTGCAAGCGGGTCGACAAGCGCCAGATCAACCGGCGCACCATCGAATCGCTGATACGCAGCGGCGCCTTCGATTGTTTCAAGGTCGACCGCGCGGTATTGCTGGCGTCGGTGGCGTTCGCGATGGAATGCGCCGACCAGGACGCCAAGGCGGCCAACCAGGTCAGCCTGTTCGGCGGCGACGACAGCGACATGGTGGCGCCGCCCGAATACGTCAAGGTGGCGCCGTGGAGCGACAAGCAACGGCTGACCGAGGAAAAGATCGCGCTCGGCTTTTACCTGTCGGGCCACCTGTTCGACACCTATGCGCCGGAAGCGCGCCGTTTCGCGCGCACCAAGCTGTCGGAACTGGATCCGTCGCGCGAACCGCGCATGATGGCCGGCGTGATCACCGGTTTGCGGACCCAGATGACGCAGCGCGGCAAGATCATCATCGTCACGCTGGACGACAAGAGCGGTACGGTGGAAGTGACGGTGTATAACGAATTGTTCGAGCAAAACAAGCGCATCTTCAAGGAAGACGAATTCCTGGCGGTGGTCGGCAAGGTGTCGGAAGACCGCTTCACCGGCGGTTTGCGGATCACCGCCGAAAAGGCGTTCGACATTGTCGCGGCGCGCATCCAGTACGGCCGCCAGCTGGGGCTGGTACTGCCGGCCACGCTGGAAAGCAAGAGCATCCGCGAGGTGCTGGCGCCGTTCCGTTCGGACAGCGGCTTGCCGATCGCGGCGCGGGTCAGCCCGCAAGGCGTCAGTTGCACGCTGCAATTCGGCGACGACTGGCGGGTGGCGCCATCGGACGATTTGCAGTTGGCGCTGCAACAGGTGCTGGGTGCGACCGAGGTCGAGATCGAGTATTGA
- a CDS encoding glycosyltransferase family 2 protein, with translation MNSTPSLSIIVPAYNVQNYIDACIASILAQLQPHHELIVIDDGSSDATGVRLAALRASHDGANFSVTHQPNQGISATRNHGVAAARGDYIAFVDSDDVLLPGALAAIDREIAGQPDVIACDFRMWHPDSPAKSYTVRCGYQPGVTITDRDLILQVFFADSDMYVWSKIFKRHIYMRHDMPLFPVGRVFEDVTVVPQLLASCASLVYLPQAIIDYRQHPVSITAAVSEKWCLDFAAALHAVKRRLTPQLPAASVRLQFDVAACDFYIGVVKNSYQLPLSTGSRVRKAVKACLLDSLFHEAPQVMAALRQGMPMSKNVQADRRLAKQLNAALSGSLGFHLAQSINRKLKYWRRLRQIRVQAREQQS, from the coding sequence ATGAACAGCACTCCCTCCCTCAGCATCATCGTTCCGGCATATAACGTGCAGAACTATATCGATGCGTGCATCGCATCGATCTTGGCACAGTTGCAACCGCACCATGAATTGATCGTCATCGACGATGGTTCCAGCGATGCCACGGGAGTGCGCCTGGCAGCGTTGCGCGCCAGCCATGACGGCGCCAACTTCAGCGTCACGCACCAGCCCAACCAGGGTATTTCAGCCACCCGCAACCATGGCGTGGCGGCGGCGCGCGGCGACTATATCGCCTTTGTCGATAGCGACGATGTGCTGCTGCCCGGCGCGCTGGCGGCGATCGACCGGGAAATCGCCGGCCAGCCGGACGTGATCGCCTGCGATTTCCGCATGTGGCATCCGGACAGCCCGGCCAAGAGTTACACCGTGCGCTGCGGCTACCAGCCTGGCGTGACGATCACCGACCGCGACCTGATCCTGCAAGTCTTTTTTGCCGACAGCGACATGTACGTATGGAGCAAGATTTTTAAACGGCACATTTATATGCGGCACGACATGCCGCTCTTCCCCGTCGGCCGGGTATTCGAAGATGTGACGGTGGTGCCGCAATTGCTGGCCAGTTGCGCCAGCCTGGTGTACCTGCCGCAAGCGATCATCGATTACCGCCAGCATCCGGTCAGCATTACCGCTGCGGTGTCGGAGAAATGGTGCCTGGATTTTGCGGCCGCGCTGCATGCCGTGAAACGCAGGTTGACACCGCAGTTGCCGGCGGCGTCAGTGCGACTGCAATTCGACGTGGCGGCCTGCGATTTTTATATCGGCGTCGTTAAAAATTCCTACCAACTACCGCTCAGCACCGGCTCGCGCGTACGCAAGGCAGTCAAGGCTTGCCTGCTGGATAGCTTGTTCCACGAGGCCCCGCAGGTCATGGCAGCGCTGCGACAAGGCATGCCGATGTCGAAGAATGTGCAGGCCGACCGGCGACTGGCCAAACAGCTCAACGCCGCCCTGAGCGGCAGCCTGGGCTTCCACCTGGCGCAAAGCATCAACCGCAAGCTCAAGTACTGGCGCCGCCTGCGCCAGATCCGGGTGCAGGCCCGGGAGCAGCAAAGTTAA
- a CDS encoding VirK/YbjX family protein: protein MTQSITIRSGLANTNGFTYLRELIKLSVRAQLHRRQTRDWLALLNSQPLLSDLLKACPRLMYKIYRPYFSNSMSCAQRLGLLMAHYRFVADHGLGNIVRQAARAPLQLGSVAGKSGALYGIQLRTINAMEREGELILQLTHGVSVIYSVAFSFIGNGSGTDVGIGCLQGPNQGDTMGLVREATRDLHGMRPKSLMVRLVRQLGHDYGCQRLILVSNQNRTVHGATKKGLVHADYNELWQEMGAHLRADGDFELDCDNLAPPVMEEIASKKRSEARKRHETLCAIIDHVRSGLNAPHGPLKPAVPVLTLVPSRPSPQVHLHNSDNPYDTAVA, encoded by the coding sequence ATGACGCAGTCAATCACTATCCGATCCGGCCTGGCCAATACCAATGGCTTCACTTATCTGCGCGAATTGATCAAGCTGAGCGTACGCGCACAATTGCACCGCCGCCAGACCCGAGACTGGCTGGCTTTGCTCAATTCGCAACCGCTGCTGTCCGACCTGCTGAAAGCGTGCCCGCGCCTGATGTACAAGATCTACCGGCCTTACTTCAGCAACAGCATGAGTTGCGCTCAACGGCTGGGTCTGCTCATGGCGCATTACCGCTTCGTTGCCGACCATGGCCTGGGCAATATCGTACGCCAGGCGGCGCGCGCGCCGTTACAACTGGGCAGCGTGGCAGGCAAATCCGGCGCCCTGTACGGCATTCAGTTGCGCACCATCAATGCGATGGAACGGGAAGGCGAATTGATCTTGCAACTGACCCATGGCGTATCGGTGATTTATTCGGTGGCATTTTCCTTCATCGGCAACGGCTCGGGCACCGACGTCGGCATCGGCTGCCTGCAGGGACCGAACCAGGGCGACACCATGGGGCTGGTGCGCGAAGCGACCCGCGACCTGCATGGCATGCGGCCGAAAAGCCTGATGGTGCGGCTGGTGCGCCAGCTCGGCCACGACTATGGCTGCCAGCGCCTGATCCTGGTCAGCAACCAGAACCGCACGGTGCACGGGGCCACCAAGAAAGGCCTGGTGCATGCGGATTACAATGAATTGTGGCAAGAGATGGGCGCCCATCTGCGCGCCGACGGCGACTTCGAACTCGATTGCGACAATCTGGCGCCGCCGGTGATGGAAGAAATCGCCTCGAAAAAACGTTCCGAAGCACGCAAGCGCCATGAAACCCTGTGCGCCATCATCGACCATGTGCGCAGCGGCCTGAACGCCCCGCACGGGCCGCTGAAGCCGGCCGTGCCGGTGCTGACGCTGGTGCCGTCGCGCCCGAGCCCCCAGGTTCACCTGCACAACAGCGATAACCCCTACGACACCGCCGTCGCCTGA